AAGGGAGAAAATGATAAGCAGGAAAAAAACTCCGGCTTTAGGAGGATGTCCGCAGGCTAAAGGGGTGTGCACACGCGTCTATACGACTACCCCCAAAAAACCAAATTCTGCTTTAAGAAAAGTAGCCCGCGTCCGATTATCTAAAGGGGGCGAAGTAACATCTTATATCCCGGGTATTGGACATAATCTCCAGGAACATTCCATTGTTTTAATCCGTGGGGGTAGGGTAAAAGATTTACCCGGCGTTCGATACCATATTATTCGAGGCACTTTAGATA
This genomic stretch from bacterium harbors:
- the rpsL gene encoding 30S ribosomal protein S12, with protein sequence MPTVNQLVRFEREKMISRKKTPALGGCPQAKGVCTRVYTTTPKKPNSALRKVARVRLSKGGEVTSYIPGIGHNLQEHSIVLIRGGRVKDLPGVRYHIIRGTLDTIGVTDRRKARSKYGTKRPK